A portion of the Altererythrobacter sp. Root672 genome contains these proteins:
- a CDS encoding serine hydrolase domain-containing protein, with product MGDRAFKFSGRNAYRSPVDRRLADIVTIAPRALGLAHTLYGFEGRLIPKRAQGYTLDPDRRVRSNDQPLSMLNPGAAGALVSTAGDLVRWQIALTNGRAVSPDSFRQMTTSTVQTGNGNSAYGFGLGVDELEGQTRITHGGGINGFNSSLTWLPDSALSVAVISNSQDLPSAWVEGRIVTALTSNDPLPALRTSPQPGAEAALRKLIEDQANGTPDYETMSPQLAEAVRAQLPQVQPLFKSTGAIKAITFVRTDLDGLDTYRVDFANGGAAMFSIFLFPDGKIATTFFRPVPSANNAGNRP from the coding sequence GTGGGCGACCGAGCCTTCAAGTTCAGCGGCCGGAATGCGTATCGTTCGCCCGTCGATCGGCGTCTCGCCGATATAGTAACGATAGCGCCGCGAGCCCTCGGCCTGGCGCATACGCTATATGGGTTCGAAGGGCGCCTCATTCCCAAGCGCGCGCAAGGATATACGCTCGATCCCGACCGTCGGGTGCGATCGAACGATCAACCGTTGAGCATGCTCAACCCGGGTGCAGCGGGGGCGTTGGTCTCGACAGCCGGCGACCTGGTCCGCTGGCAGATCGCGCTCACCAACGGACGAGCGGTCAGCCCCGACTCCTTCCGGCAGATGACCACCTCGACCGTCCAGACCGGAAACGGAAATTCGGCTTACGGTTTCGGGCTGGGCGTCGACGAACTCGAAGGTCAAACGCGCATCACGCACGGAGGCGGTATCAACGGGTTCAACAGCTCGCTCACCTGGCTGCCGGATTCGGCCTTGAGCGTCGCGGTGATCTCGAACAGCCAAGACCTGCCGAGCGCATGGGTGGAGGGCCGGATTGTCACGGCGCTGACCTCCAACGATCCGCTCCCCGCGCTGCGCACCTCCCCGCAACCAGGCGCCGAAGCGGCGCTGCGCAAGCTCATCGAAGACCAGGCGAACGGCACGCCGGACTACGAAACGATGTCGCCGCAGCTGGCTGAAGCGGTCCGCGCGCAGCTTCCGCAGGTGCAGCCGCTGTTCAAGAGCACGGGCGCAATCAAGGCGATCACATTCGTGCGCACGGACCTCGACGGCCTGGATACCTATCGAGTGGACTTTGCCAACGGCGGGGCTGCGATGTTCTCGATCTTCCTGTTCCCGGATGGAAAGATCGCCACCACCTTTTTTCGGCCGGTGCCTTCAGCGAACAACGCTGGCAACCGGCCGTGA